From the genome of Emys orbicularis isolate rEmyOrb1 chromosome 17, rEmyOrb1.hap1, whole genome shotgun sequence, one region includes:
- the OVCA2 gene encoding esterase OVCA2 translates to MSGGKRPLRLLGLHGYRQNQRSFHERTGALRKALRGRAELVSVSAPHPVPGPAPEHGNVPGQTPAPEPQDAEPRGWWFSRPREETFDALEEAAACKGLDESLDTVARALAEHGPFDGLLGFSQGAALVAMVCALKQRGDARFPFEFAIVVAGFKSRAAPHSSFYREPIAVPTLHVLGDTDRVIPPGLSRELASHFVDPAVLTHPGGHFVPASAPQKRAYLEFLGKFLK, encoded by the exons ATGTCCGGGGGGAAGCGGCCGCTCCGGCTCCTGGGTCTCCATGGTTACCGCCAGAACCAGCGCAGCTTCCACGAGCGGACCGGGGCGCTGCGCAAAGCGCTGCGGGGCCGCGCGGAGCTGGTGAGCGTGAGCGCGCCCCACCCGGTCCCGGGGCCTGCGCCCGAGCACGGTAACGTACCGGGGCA GACGCCGGCCCCGGAGCCGCAGGACGCCGAGCCCCGCGGCTGGTGGTTTTCCAGGCCGCGGGAGGAGACGTTCGACGCCCTGGAGGAAGCTGCCGCGTGCAAGGGGCTGGACGAGTCCCTGGACACGGTGGCCCGGGCGCTCGCGGAGCACGGGCCCTTCGACGGGCTGCTGGGCTTCAGCCAGGGCGCGGCGCTGGTGGCCATGGTCTGCGCCCTGAAGCAGCGCGGAGACGCGCGGTTCCCTTTTGAGTTCGCTATTGTGGTGGCCGGCTTCAAGAGCCGGGCTGCCCCGCACAGCAGCTTCTACCGGGAGCCCATTGCCGTGCCCACGCTCCATGTGCTGGGGGACACAGACCGGGTCATCCCGCCAGgactgagcagggagctggcttCCCACTTCGTCGATCCAGCAGTCCTCACCCATCCCGGGGGACACTTtgtccctgcctctgcaccccagaaGAGAGCCTATCTTGAGTTTTTGGGCAAGTTTTTGAAATAA